The Micromonospora sp. NBC_01740 genome includes a window with the following:
- a CDS encoding ArsR/SmtB family transcription factor has product MSKQALPVVDLKAVACCSPIAVRPLEAEQAAVVAPMFKALGDPIRLRLMSMIASVPEICVCDLTPAFDLSGPTISHHLKVLREAGLVDSDRRGTWVWYRARPEAFRQLGALLDLPAGSAQATA; this is encoded by the coding sequence ATGTCGAAACAAGCGCTTCCGGTGGTGGACCTCAAAGCCGTGGCCTGCTGCTCCCCGATCGCGGTCCGTCCGCTGGAGGCCGAGCAGGCGGCGGTGGTCGCGCCGATGTTCAAGGCGCTGGGCGACCCGATCCGGCTGCGGCTGATGTCGATGATCGCCTCCGTGCCGGAGATCTGCGTCTGCGACCTGACCCCGGCGTTCGACCTGTCCGGGCCGACCATCTCCCACCACCTCAAGGTGCTGCGCGAGGCCGGCCTGGTCGACTCCGACCGTCGCGGCACCTGGGTGTGGTACCGGGCCCGCCCGGAAGCATTTCGGCAGCTCGGCGCGCTGCTGGACCTCCCCGCCGGGTCCGCGCAGGCCACCGCGTGA
- a CDS encoding GNAT family N-acetyltransferase — MTAFASATGITIAAMGDQHADAVLDIYRLGIATGNATFETEPPTWEQFTASRLPGHRWVAIDPTGRVLGWVACSAVSDRCVYAGVVEHSVYVHPDARGQGIGRLLLDALIASTEQAGIWTIQSGVFPENSASLALHAACGFRTVGTRERVGRHHGTWRDVTLIERRSPNVI, encoded by the coding sequence ATGACCGCCTTCGCCAGCGCCACCGGCATCACCATCGCCGCCATGGGCGATCAGCACGCCGACGCCGTGCTGGACATCTACCGGCTCGGCATCGCCACCGGCAACGCCACCTTCGAGACCGAGCCGCCCACCTGGGAGCAGTTCACCGCCAGTCGGCTACCTGGTCACCGCTGGGTGGCCATCGACCCCACCGGCCGGGTCCTCGGCTGGGTCGCCTGCTCCGCCGTCTCCGACCGGTGCGTCTACGCCGGGGTCGTCGAGCACTCCGTCTACGTCCATCCCGACGCCCGCGGCCAGGGAATCGGCCGCCTCCTGCTCGACGCCCTGATCGCCTCCACCGAGCAGGCCGGCATCTGGACCATCCAATCCGGCGTCTTTCCCGAGAACTCCGCCAGCCTCGCCCTGCATGCCGCCTGCGGCTTCCGCACCGTCGGCACCCGCGAACGCGTCGGCCGTCACCACGGAACCTGGCGCGACGTCACCCTCATCGAGCGCCGCAGCCCGAACGTCATCTGA
- a CDS encoding putative bifunctional diguanylate cyclase/phosphodiesterase: MAGRGPTGPRSTEYAWLITGPLALIAIVCTTAVGLVAPQPFGGWSLALPLLVAMVAAGIPVLNFTVRRQSLGVTLTEIPLVLAFYLVEPLTVVMIYTVASAVSHLRHRFGPTKFWFNVGRAAAGSSLAVLVLQALPPVEDVGPATWLKLFFAASMVNLLSMASVAGVHTLLQGWQAGRGAFRQSMPGLLAAMINIAIGIIVLILIAATWWSLLLLGALLVALAFVYRAYAQFFRQHRTLTDMYELSRAVSESGEYGTLPDALLGRVRALMQAEYATLWLPAQGRHPEVLLTARNDAPGLLDFAKTPAALRERARDEGRTVAVGRGLTTDGDLRAPLSTHRVKDVIVLPLRSGQAVIGTLEVANRLGDSNYFVRTDVPLFETVAAHAAVALENSRLVDRLRHDASHDTLTRLPNRRRITGALEEAVKIRAPGEVVALLLFDVDRLRQVNESLGHAAGDKVLVEVANRLRSCVPSAALVGRAGGDEFLVTLRLESAEAAMELAAQLREQIRDEMVFDALTLDVDTAVGVAVHPDHGSDAVALLQRVDLAATAAKSVPGSVQLFSPTLESRSLRRLGLAGDLRRALDADELEVYFQPKVTLRDRRLVGVECLARWEHPAHGTVAPEDFVAVAEHTGQLGRFTEFVLREGLRRSRDWTHAGQPLAVAVNLSARTLTDQHFPARVKELLDEYGVPPQLLTLEIKEAGVLDGTDRPIPTLRRLRDLGVRLSVDDFGTGDSSLAHLRRLPVHEVKVDRSFVQGMATDPGDLAIVNAVVTLSQQFGLAVVAEGVESELTLELLQDIGCEIGQGFLFSRPLPYERLEAWFGAQVDPETISPGELPRLRAVP, translated from the coding sequence ATGGCGGGTCGTGGCCCCACCGGCCCCCGCTCGACTGAATACGCGTGGCTGATCACCGGGCCGTTGGCCCTGATCGCCATCGTCTGCACGACGGCGGTCGGCTTGGTCGCGCCGCAGCCGTTCGGCGGGTGGTCGCTCGCGCTGCCACTTCTCGTGGCCATGGTGGCCGCCGGGATCCCGGTACTGAACTTCACCGTTCGGCGGCAGTCCCTCGGCGTGACCCTGACCGAGATCCCACTGGTCCTGGCGTTCTATCTCGTCGAACCGCTGACGGTTGTCATGATCTACACGGTCGCGTCGGCCGTGTCGCACCTCAGGCACCGGTTCGGCCCGACGAAGTTCTGGTTCAACGTGGGCCGCGCGGCCGCGGGTTCGTCCCTGGCCGTCCTCGTGCTCCAGGCCCTGCCGCCCGTCGAGGATGTCGGCCCGGCCACCTGGCTCAAGCTGTTCTTTGCGGCCAGCATGGTGAACCTGCTGAGCATGGCCTCGGTCGCCGGCGTGCACACACTGTTGCAGGGCTGGCAGGCGGGCCGGGGCGCGTTCCGGCAGTCGATGCCGGGGCTCCTGGCAGCGATGATCAATATTGCCATCGGCATCATCGTCCTCATCCTCATCGCGGCCACCTGGTGGTCGTTGCTGCTGCTGGGGGCGCTCCTCGTCGCGCTGGCCTTCGTCTACCGGGCGTACGCGCAGTTCTTCCGGCAGCACCGCACCCTCACCGACATGTACGAGCTGAGCCGCGCGGTCAGCGAGAGCGGTGAGTACGGCACGCTGCCCGACGCCCTCCTGGGCCGCGTACGGGCGCTCATGCAGGCCGAGTACGCGACGCTCTGGCTGCCCGCCCAGGGCCGGCACCCCGAGGTGCTGCTGACCGCGCGCAACGACGCCCCCGGTCTGCTCGACTTCGCCAAGACCCCGGCCGCCCTGCGGGAACGGGCCCGGGACGAGGGCCGCACCGTGGCCGTCGGTCGAGGACTGACGACCGACGGCGACCTGCGCGCCCCCCTCTCGACGCACCGGGTCAAGGACGTGATCGTCCTTCCACTGCGGTCCGGCCAGGCGGTCATCGGGACGCTGGAGGTGGCCAACCGGCTGGGGGACAGCAACTACTTCGTCCGCACCGACGTGCCGCTCTTCGAGACGGTGGCGGCGCACGCGGCGGTGGCGTTGGAAAACTCGCGGCTGGTCGACCGGCTCCGGCACGACGCCAGCCACGACACGCTGACCAGGCTGCCGAACCGGCGACGGATCACGGGCGCGCTGGAGGAGGCCGTCAAGATCCGGGCGCCCGGCGAGGTGGTGGCCCTGCTGCTGTTCGACGTCGACCGGCTGCGCCAGGTCAACGAGTCGCTCGGGCACGCCGCCGGCGACAAGGTCCTGGTGGAGGTCGCCAACCGGCTGCGCTCCTGCGTACCCTCGGCGGCCCTGGTCGGGCGGGCCGGCGGGGACGAGTTCCTGGTGACGCTGCGCCTGGAGAGCGCCGAGGCGGCGATGGAGCTGGCCGCGCAGCTGCGCGAGCAGATCCGCGACGAGATGGTCTTCGACGCGCTCACCCTCGACGTGGACACGGCCGTCGGTGTCGCCGTGCACCCCGACCACGGCAGCGACGCCGTCGCCCTGCTGCAACGGGTGGATCTGGCGGCGACGGCGGCCAAGTCCGTGCCGGGCAGCGTGCAGCTGTTCAGCCCGACGCTGGAGTCGCGGTCGCTGCGGCGGCTCGGCCTCGCCGGCGACCTGCGGCGCGCGCTGGACGCCGACGAGCTGGAGGTCTACTTCCAGCCCAAGGTGACGCTGCGCGACCGCCGGCTGGTCGGCGTGGAGTGCCTGGCCCGCTGGGAGCACCCGGCGCACGGCACGGTCGCCCCGGAGGACTTCGTCGCGGTGGCCGAGCACACCGGCCAGCTCGGCCGGTTCACCGAGTTCGTGCTCCGCGAGGGGCTGCGGCGCAGCCGGGACTGGACGCACGCCGGCCAGCCGCTCGCCGTCGCGGTCAACCTCTCCGCGCGTACGCTCACCGACCAGCACTTCCCGGCCCGCGTCAAGGAGCTGCTCGACGAGTACGGCGTGCCGCCGCAGCTGCTCACGCTGGAGATCAAGGAGGCCGGGGTGCTGGACGGCACCGACCGGCCCATCCCGACCCTGCGGCGACTGCGGGACCTCGGCGTACGGCTGTCGGTGGACGACTTCGGCACCGGCGACTCGTCCCTGGCCCACCTGCGCCGCCTGCCGGTGCACGAGGTGAAGGTCGACCGCTCCTTCGTGCAGGGCATGGCGACGGACCCGGGCGACCTGGCGATCGTCAACGCGGTGGTCACGCTCTCCCAGCAGTTCGGCCTGGCCGTGGTCGCCGAGGGCGTGGAGAGCGAGCTGACCCTGGAGCTGCTCCAGGACATCGGCTGCGAGATCGGCCAGGGCTTCCTGTTCAGCCGCCCGTTGCCGTACGAGCGGCTGGAGGCCTGGTTCGGCGCCCAGGTGGACCCGGAGACGATCTCCCCGGGGGAGCTGCCCCGGCTGCGGGCCGTGCCCTGA
- a CDS encoding ArsI/CadI family heavy metal resistance metalloenzyme, which translates to MSRVQLALRVSDLEGSIAFYSKLFDTEPAKRRPGYANFAIENPPLKLVLLEGEAGQPTVMDHLGVEVFSTDEVNAATRRLTDSGLITLEENSTECCYALQDKVWVRGPGNEPWEVYTVKADSDQLDKVSESACCTPATDKETVTAGAQANCC; encoded by the coding sequence ATGTCCCGCGTCCAGCTCGCCCTGCGTGTATCCGACCTCGAAGGCTCCATCGCCTTCTACTCGAAGCTGTTCGACACCGAGCCGGCCAAACGTCGCCCCGGCTACGCCAACTTCGCCATCGAAAACCCGCCGCTGAAGCTCGTGCTCCTGGAGGGCGAGGCCGGCCAGCCCACCGTGATGGACCACCTGGGCGTCGAGGTGTTCAGCACCGACGAGGTCAACGCCGCCACCAGGCGCCTCACCGACTCCGGCCTGATCACTCTGGAGGAGAACAGCACCGAATGCTGCTACGCCCTCCAGGACAAGGTCTGGGTACGCGGCCCCGGCAACGAGCCCTGGGAGGTCTACACCGTCAAGGCCGACTCCGACCAACTGGACAAGGTCAGCGAGAGCGCGTGCTGCACCCCCGCC
- a CDS encoding arsenate reductase ArsC, with amino-acid sequence MSHKPSVLFVCVHNAGRSQMAAAWLRHLAGDTIEVRSAGSAPAGQINPVAVDAMREVGIDIVDQTPAQLTWDTAEASDVIITMGCGDACPVFPGKRYEDWKLTDPAGQPLDIVRQVRDDIRTRVTQLLVSIGQHG; translated from the coding sequence ATGAGCCACAAACCCAGCGTCCTGTTCGTCTGCGTCCACAACGCCGGCCGCTCCCAGATGGCCGCCGCCTGGCTGCGCCACCTCGCCGGAGACACCATCGAGGTCCGCTCCGCTGGCAGCGCACCCGCCGGCCAGATCAACCCCGTCGCCGTCGACGCCATGCGGGAGGTCGGCATCGACATCGTCGACCAGACGCCGGCCCAACTCACCTGGGACACGGCCGAAGCCAGCGACGTCATCATCACCATGGGCTGCGGCGACGCCTGCCCCGTCTTCCCCGGCAAGCGCTACGAGGACTGGAAGCTCACCGACCCCGCCGGCCAACCCCTCGACATCGTCCGCCAGGTCCGCGACGACATCAGGACTCGGGTTACGCAGCTGCTGGTCAGCATCGGGCAACACGGCTGA